AAAGATCCACACAAGTGTAAAGTGAAATTAAAGATATGAAAAGTGTATTTGATGGAAGAAAAATTATCTGATAATGTAAGCTCTAAACTCAACATTTCAGTATAAAAGCGCCGTCCAGCCTTTTTAGATGCCTCATATTTTACATATAGTTTGGATCAACCATTCTGTCTGTGTTGCATGTTTTGAtcacttgtctttttctctttaatcTTTGCTGTTTCTATTATCCACAGTCAGAAAAAGCTGCTCATAATAGTCTTTAACCAAAGGCACCTCAGTAGGTCTCAGAGAGCATCTGTGTGCTCTTGCTTCTCTGGTGATACGTTCTTCAACGTTcacaacatttcaaacatttgatATAACATTTGTTAttgctcattttgttttgtttctcatcTTGTATGATGATGAgtataaatgattaaaatttgGTGTAattcaaatgtgtgtttcatgtgtatttcatgtgtttgaaaaaaaaagtcaaaacagcATTTGGAAAATACAGAAGACTTTATTTTAAACTAAAAGCATATATTAAAATaggatttttttcaaattgatCAGACAAACCAATAAACAAATTCAAGCTTTAAGCCAAAGAAAAATGAAGTTTCATAAGAACTGTTGTCTTAAATCTCTCCCTTTGTCTCACTACAATCAGAAGTTAAAACAGTCCTCTCTTCTCACTGTCTTTCTTTGCTCCAATGTTTCTCTCTTGACGTCTactcttgatttatttttcttgtttttcaaaatCCTCTAATTTAATGCTTGCTCTCCAGCTCCTTCACACGTTTAGTCAGCTCCTCTATCGCTGCTTTGAGGTCTTTCACCTCCTTTCTCAAGGACTGAACCTCctaggagacagagagacaaagacagacatgatCATGAGTTATGATGCGATAGAGTATTGATTACACACATATTGTAGAATTGGTTAATACTACATTTGTTGTCTAGGTTGCACCCGTGGAGCTAATTTTCAAGCCAAAAAGGATTTTCTGGAGCAATAAAAATGGttacatttaaagaaacaacaacagtcCAAACATTTATAGATAATCAGAGGTATATAaggtattcagatcctttacttcagtaaaaacaGCAATACCAAAGTGTAAATATACTGGGGTCAATAACTCCCTAGTGgaggtaaaagtcctgcatgcAAAATTGTACTATATAAGTACAGATGCATTaccagtaaaatgtacttaaagtatcaaaagtaaaagtaacattATGAGGAGAAATTGTCTGAGTGAGTgtaatattattacatattttgttagtgctttaatgtgtaagtaggattttactgttgtagctgctcgaggtggagctagttttactatattatatattcaaGGTGAAATTAAGTTGATCTTTGTATGTAAAACCTTATTAAAcaaagtaactggtaactaaagctgtgaaataaatgtagtgtagaagtataaagtagcataaaatggaaataagatAGAATACGAAATTCGAGTTCAAGTAAAAAGTGTTTAATTAGAatacttgtgtaaatgtacttagttacattccaccactgcaaccAACACAGTTTTGAAAGAGTTTGAACCCTAGATGTAACATGATATTTAGCTTTAAATGTCTCACCCCACTGTTATCCTGTTGAACCCCAGCAGAAGCAGTCGTGGTCTTCAGGAGAGTCTTGTGAACTTTGAACTCCTTGGCTTTGGTGGTTGCTACAAACCCATCCTTAAGAGAGATCAGAATAGGCTGGGCATCTTTTCCTTGAAACCACTCATCAGCTTCGGCTGAAGGCTCAGGACCGATGGTGTCTGGGTACAGATCCTCCTGGAACAGATCAGACTGCGCAGGCAGAGAAGGAAAAAGTGAGTTAAAGACAGAAATGCACAAATGAACCTAAATCTACAAACAAATTTTGACTGATAAAAGTACATATATTGTATACTGTACCTTGCGTGGCACCGTCATGACTATGGGCTCACATTTCCTCTCATGGAGTTTGTAGAACCTGAAGGTAGAAAtgtttgttcatattttaaGTTGTTGTGTCAGCCTTGCTTGAGATAATAAGTTTCCTttgtttccaaaatgtcaagagtctacagccatgctagctcccGTGActtacttaggcacagtggtgacAATGCTCACATGCTGATACTAAGCAGGAATAAtatcatgtttaccatcttagtttagcgtgttaacattttctaattagcactaaacacaaagtacagttcaGGCGGCATTGTCATTCGTTTTaaaggtgtttggtcagaaattGATTGACTACATgttggcactagatgaaaagtcaggggatcaccagtgTCAGTTGGATTAATCATCCatggaacatgaatgtctgtacaaaatttcatggcacttcatctaatagttgttgagatatttcagcctggaccgAAGTGATGGACCTACTGACCAACAGCATTGCCATCCATGGAGCCACACCGCTAACATAGCTAAAAACACTGAGCTATTTTTGGCATTATAAAGACATAAATGTCACTACCTGGCGATTTCACATTTGTTGACCTCCAGGCCCCTCTTGGGCATGTATCCCATCCCCTTCTGGCTCTCCTTGCTGCTGTACATGGACAGGTAGTGGACATAAGGAGCTTCATCTGTCACCTCAAAGTAACGGATACTGCTGTCCCCCTGTGAAGAAGATGTGTTTAGTCAACTGTATGTGTCCGTGTaggtgagacagacacagaaaatcTAACCTTGCCACAGAGGTAGACGATGCCAGTGTCTGGATCAAAAAATGGCAGAAGGACGCCACTACTGGTGTCCAGTTCCTGCAGGTTCAGCGGCTCTCCAAAGTTCTTCTGTTAAAAGAGATTCAAATACATAGAGTTATACATTTAATTATATCCAATGTAATATTCTGTATAAAAAGGCTACTTGAGCAGACTGCATGTAAGCCAAGGATTCTTTTAATTGAGCTTGATGTGGGTTATTGCAGAGCAACACTGCCCTTAGTGCTGTAAGCTGTCAGTTGTGAAACAGCAGTGctgtaaatacaataaataactcCCTAGTGACACTGTGTAATACTGTGCAGCATGATGTATGTCCAGAGtctgacactagaaggctgttttcacattcatctgctgaaggaggaaagcttctctgtgctcaccttaaatgtCAGTTTAACGCGTGTATGTACGAGCAGGATTTTGTAACATCACAACtgatacactgagaatggacttttcattgaagtaggagacatcttgtgttcAGCAAGAAAAATATTTCCATTCATTCTATTCATAGATTCTGAATGTTTTAATGCGGCAAAAGGAGTAGATTATTAACAAATTAACAAGGTAACTTAACAATTTTGTCGAAAATCCATGTCAGaaagaaattattattcaaagcagagtgttttatgttttttatgtcttaaaacacGTCTGGATGGGCTCTTTAAAGGCcatgaaaacctattttcttaCTACGAGTTATGGGTCCTGTTTAAACTCACagttttctgccaaagttagttagttatgtCATATGAgaatttttcttaatttttggTTTTGTCTGTACTCGTCTCACTGGTTTAAAGTGGGCAGGATTGTTGCTCATGTTGCCAGGCCACTGTTAGTCAAATCTGATCAGACCACAcgcacacagtcctgatgaagcagataaCTGAGTTTTTGAGTGCTCAacctttaataaataatacctaacGATGTTTTGTTCCAAACAGTAATTTTGTATTTAATGTTGTAGAGAAATACTAAAGatttgaaaacatgttttcaggggctttaaggaTAAGAATAAGGATCATGAAGCTTAGTAAAGTGAAAAGGTTTTCAGCCTGAGGCAGAAGTGACTGTAAGAGACAAAAGTCTTAAATGTGAACATGCAGGTGGTTGACACTCACTGGGTCCCACAGCGCCACCTGTCTCTCACTCATGCGACTGAAGCCAGTAGTGAGGATCTTTCCGTCGGACACGAACACCGCCCTGATAGGCCTGGAGCCCTCATGAGGCTTCTCCTTCTCCTGTAGGTGTGTGAGGTGGAGAAGAGGTGGTGTTACAGACAGAGCTATCTGACCAGAGCTACGTTCTGTGTAGACATAGTAGTACTCATTATTagcacaaaaacaatataaaatcattacattttacatattcaatatttaaatgatttgatactatgaaaatatcaaatataatttctccgtcttattattatcatgtgcgagagctaaaaataaaaatccaaataaatgaagaaattattatttataaatcaGATAATGCTGCTGATTGAAAATGTTCCATTTCAGACTCACAACtcaagaataaataaataaaatcaatttccTATTGTTTTGCACTGAAATTCTCCAAATTGCTGCATAtagaagcagacagacaaacaaatctgTTAGCAATATAAAAAAGTTTTAGCATGAACAGTGTGATTAattaatacagtatatctcagctgtgttttatcttatacttactTAAACAGTCAAATTATGGAAACTAGAACTGTTATATCATTATAAGAGACTCAActattagtcaattaatcaattagttgaatgacagaaaattaatctacaattattttaatcatcaattaattgtttaagccatttttcaagcaaaaaagaaaagcatctgctgattccagcctctcaaatgtgaggatttgttgcctTTTCTTGTCATATATtctagtaaactgaatatctttgggtgttggccagacaaaaaagctatctgaagatgtcaccttggactctgggaaattgtgatgagtaTTTGTTATTATGTTCTGACCTTTGATAGACCAAATGATCAACTGATTATTAAAGAGATTAATCAGCAATAATTGCAGCTCTAATCATGATGGCCTGTGAGTTAAATGTCACTCCAGATGTTTGCAGAGAAATATAATTTAAGACTTGTTTGATAAAGCTGCTGTGACATTGGTACCAGTGCAGCGTTACAGGAAAGGACGGTAAGAGGAGGAAACCTACAATGAGGACGGTGCCCTTGCGTGGGTCCAGCACCCGCAGAGTCTTATCCTTGCAGGAGGTGAGAATCCTGGAGCCGTCCCTGTTCCAGCAGGCGCTGTAGATGAGGTCAGTGTGTATGTTGTCGATCCTCATCACTGCCTCCCCACAGGCC
This genomic interval from Siniperca chuatsi isolate FFG_IHB_CAS linkage group LG21, ASM2008510v1, whole genome shotgun sequence contains the following:
- the coro1a gene encoding coronin-1A; its protein translation is MSRKVVRSSKFRHVFGQALKADQCYDDIRISQMTWDSNFCSVNPKFVAMIVDASGGGAFMVLPLSKTGRIDMSYPTVCGHTGPVLDIEFCPHNDNIIASGSEDCSVMIWEIPDGGLTTQLTDPVVKLDGHSKRVGILSWHPTAHNVLMSAGCDNVVILWNVACGEAVMRIDNIHTDLIYSACWNRDGSRILTSCKDKTLRVLDPRKGTVLIEKEKPHEGSRPIRAVFVSDGKILTTGFSRMSERQVALWDPKNFGEPLNLQELDTSSGVLLPFFDPDTGIVYLCGKGDSSIRYFEVTDEAPYVHYLSMYSSKESQKGMGYMPKRGLEVNKCEIARFYKLHERKCEPIVMTVPRKSDLFQEDLYPDTIGPEPSAEADEWFQGKDAQPILISLKDGFVATTKAKEFKVHKTLLKTTTASAGVQQDNSGEVQSLRKEVKDLKAAIEELTKRVKELESKH